From one Angustibacter luteus genomic stretch:
- a CDS encoding sigma-70 family RNA polymerase sigma factor, with protein sequence MSKPTPTFNAQVGAVTESIGPWIENDSLDHARLELALAQVGADAAVRARVVAMLSAAQITVVGGDEELRTGLTHDQRMHNGVAPDPKAPRRAAIAAARRVLELDRRAHRPDKRLLTAEEEVGLSLIIRGTEERALPRGGLADLSGEPRVAADAMVLHNVRLVHKIARGYHGQGLEHDDLYQSGIAGLIRAVEMFEPESGFKFSTYATWWIRQSITRSIANESRLVRIPVHMHELIQRVRATQQSLTFDDFGPSVSALATECGLSIGKVIECLRLSRPPLSLDAEYGEDGFTLGDLVDQQADQPEHVEVGGFFPEDVWPWLSRLDARGREVVLRRFGFHPFAEQQTLDEVGRAYGVTRERIRQIQVVAMRQLGAMAAEPRARP encoded by the coding sequence TTGAGCAAGCCCACACCGACGTTCAATGCCCAGGTCGGGGCGGTGACCGAGAGCATCGGACCATGGATCGAGAACGACAGTCTCGATCACGCCCGACTTGAGCTGGCGCTTGCCCAAGTGGGCGCGGATGCTGCCGTTCGAGCACGAGTCGTCGCCATGTTGAGCGCGGCGCAGATCACCGTCGTCGGGGGCGACGAAGAGCTGCGCACTGGGTTGACCCACGACCAACGAATGCACAACGGCGTGGCACCTGACCCGAAGGCCCCCAGGAGAGCTGCGATCGCTGCGGCACGACGTGTTCTCGAGCTGGACCGTCGAGCGCATCGTCCTGACAAGCGTTTGCTCACGGCCGAGGAAGAGGTCGGGCTGAGTCTCATCATCCGTGGGACTGAGGAGAGGGCATTGCCTCGGGGCGGCTTGGCTGACCTATCGGGCGAACCCCGCGTCGCGGCCGACGCGATGGTTCTGCACAATGTGCGATTGGTCCACAAGATTGCGCGCGGGTATCACGGACAGGGCTTGGAACACGATGATTTGTATCAGAGTGGTATCGCTGGACTCATTCGTGCGGTGGAGATGTTCGAGCCTGAGTCGGGATTCAAGTTTTCTACCTATGCGACCTGGTGGATCAGGCAGTCGATCACGCGGTCCATCGCGAACGAAAGCCGGCTGGTGCGCATTCCTGTGCACATGCATGAGCTCATCCAGCGCGTCCGAGCCACGCAGCAGAGCCTTACCTTTGATGACTTCGGCCCGTCGGTCTCTGCCTTGGCGACTGAGTGCGGGCTGTCCATTGGAAAGGTGATCGAGTGCCTGCGACTGAGCCGACCGCCGCTTAGTCTGGACGCGGAGTACGGCGAAGATGGCTTTACATTGGGTGATCTCGTCGATCAGCAAGCCGATCAACCCGAACACGTCGAGGTCGGTGGCTTCTTTCCTGAAGATGTCTGGCCATGGTTGTCGCGCCTGGATGCCCGAGGCAGGGAGGTCGTGCTGCGTCGGTTCGGGTTTCATCCCTTCGCTGAGCAGCAGACCCTCGACGAGGTCGGCCGCGCATACGGGGTTACGCGGGAACGGATACGCCAGATCCAGGTCGTGGCGATGCGTCAGCTCGGTGCGATGGCGGCGGAGCCTCGAGCTCGGCCTTGA
- a CDS encoding HNH endonuclease, protein MANPVDDVIRQFMMPKAVAITGRSSSITNSFINSIIPVVIPTPEEIRRALEILDMTEQVRCAYCADPHTEWDHLRPLVINKQPTGYISEIHNLVPSCGKCNQSKGNKHWRVWMLGSSPLSPASRGVFDLDVLALRLEQYEAWSAPTRLDFASLAGPALWAEHWDHHRRILGLMQEAQVVATSIRESVRAGYLAQAPTRYSATD, encoded by the coding sequence ATGGCTAACCCCGTGGACGACGTGATCCGTCAATTCATGATGCCGAAGGCCGTTGCGATAACGGGTCGCTCGTCGAGTATCACGAACTCGTTCATCAACTCCATCATCCCAGTCGTCATCCCGACGCCTGAGGAGATTCGCAGAGCTCTCGAGATTCTCGACATGACGGAACAGGTTCGCTGCGCCTACTGCGCCGATCCTCACACCGAGTGGGACCACCTCCGACCGTTAGTGATCAACAAGCAGCCGACCGGCTATATCTCCGAGATCCACAACCTGGTCCCTTCATGCGGAAAGTGCAATCAATCAAAGGGAAACAAGCACTGGCGGGTCTGGATGCTCGGGTCCTCGCCCCTGTCCCCTGCCTCACGGGGGGTCTTCGACCTCGACGTGCTGGCGCTGCGACTCGAGCAGTACGAAGCTTGGAGTGCCCCCACTCGCCTCGACTTCGCCTCATTGGCCGGCCCGGCCCTCTGGGCCGAGCACTGGGATCACCACCGGCGGATCCTTGGCCTCATGCAGGAGGCGCAAGTCGTAGCCACCTCGATTCGCGAGAGTGTAAGGGCCGGCTACCTGGCACAAGCGCCGACGCGATATTCAGCCACCGACTGA
- a CDS encoding helix-turn-helix domain-containing protein produces the protein MTSKLPEPFVSTREAARFLDKPPSWLHNCAARSGVPRYKIGKQYRYRLSELERWLNEDAASAAHRMVRP, from the coding sequence TTGACCAGCAAGTTGCCTGAGCCGTTTGTAAGCACCAGGGAGGCGGCCAGGTTCCTGGACAAGCCGCCAAGCTGGCTGCACAACTGTGCCGCCAGATCTGGTGTGCCCCGCTACAAGATCGGCAAGCAGTACCGCTACCGGTTGTCGGAACTGGAGCGCTGGCTGAATGAGGATGCCGCTTCAGCGGCCCATCGAATGGTGAGGCCGTGA